In Zunongwangia sp. HGR-M22, the sequence AAATATCTGCATCGGGTAATTGAAGATCTTCGTGTTTATTATGAGTGTCTGAAATGGAAACTAAGCGCATAAGCTGATATCGATTATTCGCCGGTACCGTCTTCTTGCTCTTTAGAAATGTAGTCTTTATCTACGGGTAAGAATTTATTGGTGATTTTAGTAAGTGCAAACGCAATGATCACCGCTGTAAAAGCAAAGAAAATAAATTTAACCAATAGGCTGTCGCTCATAGCAAAGCTGTAAAATGCCAAGAAAATTTCAGCAATTACAAACAGTATCTTAAGGCTCAATTTAAAAATCATTGGTTAGCAATTAGTTGTTACAAATATAATTTCTAATCTCGTAGTCTAGTAAAAAATTTTAATTTTTGACGTAAATTTAACTTTGGTAATTTCCTTAATTTAAAGTTTTTAGTTAAAAATTCTTAATCATGTTACCTTGGTCATAATAGAATCGTACATTTCAATTAAATAAGGACATCTTGACCAAAAAACAAATTACGGTTACTGTGATTTCATTAATAATTGTCGCAGTGGTTATCTCAAGTTTCTTCGCAAATTCTTTTGTCGAAAAAAAAGCAATTTCTTTACTTCAAAAAGAGTTGCCCGAGCTTCAATTTGACGATTTAAACATTAATATTTTTCAAAACCAAGCGAATCTATCTCGAATAAGTATACGTAAAGGCAATGTAGATTTAAAATCGAATGAAATAAATGTAACTGGTCTGGATTATTGGAAGTTTCTGATAAGTGGTGATGTCGAGATAAGTAGTATTGCGATTCTGGATCCTGAAGTCATTTATTTTTCTAAAAGCAAATCGGCTGAGAGTAGTAAGAAGTCAAAAGGAAGCGATGATAAATCCAAGGATTTCAAAAAGGAAATTACGGTGAATAGCTTCAATATTAAAAAAGGAAGTTTTAAAATATTAGATAGCATCCAAGAGCGTACATTGTTGATAAATACTTTTGATTTTGAGCTCAACGAAATCTTTTTATGTAGCGCTACTATTGCTAATAAGATTCCGTTTAAGTATGGAGGTTTTAATTTGAAGTTAGATTCTGTAAAATTGAATGTCGATAAAAGGCATCAATTGAATGTTGCTGCGATTAGTGTAACTAACAACAAAAGCTTTTTAGAAAGTATTCATCTAAGCTCTAAATATTCTCGTGAAGAATTTCAAAGGCATACCGATATAGAAAAAGACATGTACGATCTAAAAATCGATAGTCTGGCCTTTCAAAATACGGATTATGGGTTTAGAAATGATAGTTTGAAAGTTTTAGTGGACAGGGCTCTCGTTAAAAATGCCGATTTTCAAATTTATCGAGATAAAACATTGCCAGACGATACTTCTGTAAAACCAATGTACAGTGAAATGCTACGAAAAATGTCATTTCTGCTAAAATTGGATACTCTTCAGATTTCAAATTCAAGAATTGCTTATGAGGAAAGAATGAAAGCAGATCGTAAACCTGGAAAAGTGATTTTCGCTAATCTAAACGCGACCATAGTAAATCTTACCAATTTTACCGAGAAGAAGGAATTTCCAAGTACAAGTATTAGTGCTAATGCCGATTTTATGAATGAAGCTCCAATAAATTTAAATTGGGGATTTAAAGTAAATAATCTTAGTGATTATTTTAATGTTTCCGGAAGCATGGGGACGCTTTCTGCTAGAAGTATTAACGGATTTTTGGAGCCGGGAATGAATGTGAAGGCTGAAGGTGCTATAACTTCTATGAGATATGATTTTTTTGGAAACAGAAATAAAGCTACCGGCGGAGTAAATATTGCTTATAAGGATTTTAAGATTGAAGTTCTTAAAAATGACGGAACAGAAAAAAGTGGATTTCTAACAAGTATTGCGAATATATTTGTAAATCATAACGGTGAAAGTGGAAAAAATGCCAATAAAGGTTTAGAGATTGAGCGAGATAAAACTAAATCTTTCTGGAATTATCTATGGTCTTGTATTCGTAAAGGTGCTCTTAAAACCTTTGTTTAGATCTTAAAAGTTATAACCGGTCTAGAGGCATGATTTATTAAATCTTCGCTTATGCTTCCATTAAAAAAGTGTGAAAGTCCTTTGCGTCCGTGAGTGATAATTCCTATTAAATCTGCATTAAATTTTTCGGCAAAATTTAAAATTCCCCTCTCGATGCTCACGTCATTATAAATATGCTTTTCGATATTGTTTAATTTAATTTCTTCTAGAAATTCCTCTAAATCTGCATAAGCTTGTTTTGTAGTGGTGAAATTATTGGGTGTATTTACAAACAATAAATGAAGTTCTGTTTCGAATAATTTTGCAAAATGAACCGCTTTTAAAAGTGTTTTTTTGTTGTCTAGATCTGCATCTGTCGCTAAAACGAATTTTTTAATGTTGAAGTCTGAAAGTTCCTTTTTAACGACCAAAACAGGTATTTCAGATTCGCGAACTACCTTTTCCGCGTTAGATCCTATAAACATTTCTTTATACCCGCTACTGCCATGTGATCCCATTACGATCAGGTCGCACTCATTATTTTTAGCAAATTCAGTAATGCCTTTAAACGCATAATTAAACTGAACTGCTTCGTGAATATTTATATTTTTGAGAAAATCCATATTCTTTATTTTGCTGAATTGCTGATGAGCAAGTTTCATAAAATATAGTGCTTCCGGTATGTTTTCGTTGTTCTGTAAAACCGGGTCGGCAAGATGAAGCGGAAGATCCAGCATATGCAGTAAATAAATATCAGCGTTAAATTTAGTAGCTATTTTTGCTGCAGATTTAAGTGCATTTTCAGCAATTTCTGAAAAATCTGTGGGAACCAAAATCTTTTTCATAGTGGTTAATTTTAATGGGTTTTAAACCGCATATTAAATTTACAAAGATTTTTGCCTAATTGCCTGGTTTTCTTTCTCGGGAATTATTATTATATTTGCATCGTTGAAACTAAAAAAGTACAGCGAGGGGACATAAAGTCCCCTCTTTTTATAACCAGTATGGAGTTGAAGGAGAAAGTAGAAAAGTTACTACAAGAAGCATTCGATGAGAATAATTCCTTATTTTTGATTGACCTTATGGTAACGCCAGATAATCAAATAAGAGTGGTTATTGATGGTGATAAAGGAGTATCTGTAGAAGATTGCATTAATGTGAGCCGTAAGGTAGAGCATAATTTAGATAGAGAGGAAGAGGATTTTTCTTTAGAAGTAACTTCTGCAGGAGTATCTGAGCCATTGCTGCTCCCAAGACAGTTTAAAAAAAATGTTGGAAGAAAGTTGCAGGTTAAAACTGAAAATGAACAATTTGAAGGGAATTTAATCGATGCTACAGAAACCAATTTTAAACTGCGCTGGAAAGCACGTGAACCTAAACCTGTTGGTAAAGGAAAGTTGACGGTAGAGAAGGAAGCTGTATTAGAATATTCAGCAGTTGTTGAAGCTAAAGTTATGATAACATTTTAATTGTCTTAGTATGGAAAATCTCGCCTTAATAGATTCATTTTCAGAGTTTAAGGATGATAAGTTGATAGATCGTGTAACATTGATGGCGATCTTGGAAGATGTGTTTAGAAATGCTTTAAAAAAGAAGTATGGTGAGGATGATAACTTTGATATCATTGTAAATCCCGATAAAGGAGATTTAGAGATCTGGAGAAACCGAGTTGTTGTGGCAGATGGTGAGGTAGAAGATCCTAATCAGGAAATATCACTAACAGAAGCACGACAAATTGAGCCAGATTTTGAAGTTGGCGAGGATGTTTCTGAAGAAGTTAAATTAATAGATCTTGGGCGTAGAGCGATTTTGGCATTAAGACAAAATCTAATTTCCAAGATTCATGAGCATGATAATACAAATATATATAAGCAGTTTAAAGATCTTGAAGGAGAAATTTATACTGCAGAAGTTCATCATATTAGACATCGTGCAATAATCCTTTTAGATGATGAAGGGAATGAGATTGTTCTTCCAAAAGATCGACAAATTCCATCAGATTTCTTTCGAAAAGGAGAAAATGTAAAAGGTGTTATTGAAAGTGTAGAGCTTAAAGGGAATAAACCAAGTATAATTTTATCTAGAACTGCACCTGTATTTTTAGAAAAATTATTCGAACAAGAGATTCCTGAGGTGTTTGATGGTTTAATTACCATAAAAAAAGTGGTACGTGTGCCTGGCGAAAAAGCGAAAGTAGCGGTGGATTCTTACGATGATAGAATTGATCCTGTTGGAGCTTGTGTTGGGATGAAAGGATCAAGAATTCACAGTATTGTGAGAGAACTTGGTAACGAAAATATTGATGTGATTAATTATACAAATAACGATCAGTTATTTATAACCAGGTCTTTAAGTCCTGCGAAAATCACATCTATTAAGATCGACGAAGAAAATAAAAGGGCTGAAGTTATGCTTAAGCCTGAAGAGGTTTCTAAAGCAATTGGTCGTGGAGGTCATAATATAAGACTAGCGGGTCAATTAACAGGTTACGAGATAGATGTCTTTAGAGAAGGAGTAGAAGAGGATGTAGAATTGTCTGAATTCTCTGATGAAATTGAAGACTGGGTAATTAAAGAATTTGCAAAAATTGGTCTTGATACTGCAAAAAGTATTTTAGAACAAGATGTAAATGATTTAATTAAGCGTACTGACTTGGAAGAAGAGACTATTCGTGAGGTATTCAATGTTCTTCGCGAAGAATTCGAAGAATAATTTATTGTAATAATAAACAAAAGAGGTTAATTTAGAGGGCAATTTATGGCTGAAGCAAAAACAATGCGATTAAACAAAGTATTACGTGAATTCAATATTTCGCTGGACCGGGCTGTGGAGTTTTTAAACTCTAAGGGGCACGATATTGAAGCACGTCCTACTGCTAAAATTTCTCAGGAGACTTATCAAGTTCTTTTTGATGCGTTTCAGACGGATAAAAGCAAAAAAGTAGCTTCCAAAGAAGTAAGTGAAGAGCGGAAAAAAGAGAAAGAAGAATTACGTCTGGCCCGCGAGCGCGAGCAGGAGGAGAAAAGGAAGGAGCAAGAAAAGCTTGAAGAGGTAAGGCTTAAGGAGGAGCAGGAGATTAAAAAGCAGCAGGAGCAAGAAGCGATAACTTCTAGAACCAAACTTTCTGGTCTTAAAACCGTTGGTAAGATCGATCTCGATCAACAACAAGGTGAAAAGAAAAAAGAAGTGCAAAAAAAGGACGAATCTACAAAAGAGGAGCCTAAAAAAATAGCTAAGAAAGAGGAAAAGGAAACAGAAAATCAGCAGGATAAGCCAGCCCAAAAATCTGCTGATCAAAAGCCTAAGCCAAAATCTGATGATGCTAAAGAGCAAAAAGAAGCTGCCCCTAAAAAAGAAGAGCCTAAGCAGGAAAATGTAAAAGAAGAAACTGAAGGCAAGCCTGAAGCTTCTGAAGGAGAAGGGGATAATCGAATTAAGACCAATTATACTAAATTAGACGGTCCTAATTTTACTGGTCAGAAGATTGATCTTTCTAAATTTAAAAAGCCTGCTAAGAAAAAAGACGATAAAAAAACAGCTGCTAGCGATGACAAAAAAGGTAATCGTAAAAAGCGTCGTCGTAGAATTAGTAAAGATGTAAAAGGAGGTCCTAATCAAGGTGGAGGTTCTAATAATAACCGCAATAAAGGACGCAACACTAAGCAACGTAGTAAACCGATTACTAAAGAAGAGCCTAGTGAAGAAGAAGTACAAAAGCAAGTACGCGAAACACTAGAGAAACTTCAAGGTAAATCTAGTAAAGGTAAAGGTGCTAAGTATCGTAGAGATAAAAGGGATCAACACCGTCAACGTTCAGAAGAAGATCTTGCAAAACAGGAAACCGATTCTAAAACACTTAAAGTAACCGAATTTGTTACCGTAAGTGAGGTAGCAACTATGATGGATGTTTCTGTAACGAAAGTGATTTCAGCATGTATGTCTCTTGGTATGATGGTAACCATGAACCAAAGACTTGATGCAGAAACCTTATCTATTGTTGCAGATGAATTTGGTTATGAGGTAGATTTTGTAACTGCAGATGTTGAAGAAACTGTTGAAGTTGTAGAGGATGCTCCAGAAGATTTAGTAGAAAGAGCTCCAATTGTAACTGTGATGGGGCACGTCGATCACGGTAAAACATCACTTCTGGATTATGTTCGAAAAGAAAATGTGATCGCGGGAGAGAGTGGTGGTATTACTCAGCATATTGGTGCTTATGGAGTAGAATTAGAAGGAGGTCAAAAAATAGCTTTTCTTGATACGCCAGGTCACGAGGCCTTTACTGCAATGCGTGCCCGTGGTGCACAGGTAACAGATATTGCAATAATTGTGATTGCTGCAGATGATGATGTGATGCCGCAAACCAAAGAAGCAATATCGCACGCTCAGGCTGCGGGAGTGCCAATTATATTTGCAATCAATAAATCGGATCTTCCAACTGCAAACCCAGAAAAAATCAAAGAGAAATTAGCTTCAATGAATCTTCTAGTGGAAGATTGGGGAGGTAAAGTTCAATCTCATGATATTTCAGCTAAAACAGGAATGGGTGTCAAAGAATTGCTGGAAAAAGTACTTCTTGAAGCCGAAATTCTTGAGCTAAAAGCGAATCCTAACAAGATTGCTAACGGTACAGTAGTGGAAGCATTCTTAGATCGCGGTCGTGGATATGTAGCCACAATTCTTGTTCAGGCTGGTACACTTAAAATTGGTGATTATGTTTTAGCAGGTCGCCATAGTGGTAAGATAAAAGCAATGCACGATGAGCGTGGCCATGAAATCAAAGAAGCTGGGCCATCAACTCCGGTTTCTATTCTAGGTTTAGATGGAGCTCCACAAGCGGGAGACAAGTTTAAAGTGATGTTAGACGAGCGTGAAGCTAAAGATATTGCTGCGAAACGTACTCAACTGCAACGTGAACAAAATGTAAGAACACAACGTCATATAACACTAGATGAGATTGGACGTCGTATAGCTTTAGGGGAGTTTAAAGAGCTTAATATTATTTTGAAAGGTGATGTTGATGGTTCTGTAGAAGCTTTAACAGATAGTTTCCAGAAGTTGTCTACTGAAGAGATACAGGTGAATATTATTCATAAAGGAGTAGGAGCAATTACTGAAAGTGATGTATTGTTAGCTTCAGCTTCCGATGCGATTATAATTGGATTTAACGTGAGACCTGCTGGTAATGCCAGACAGGTAGCCGATAAAGAAGAAATCGACATCAGAACATATTCTATTATCTATGATGCTATCAATGATCTTAAAGATGCTATGGAAGGTATGCTTTCTCCTGAATTGAAAGAAGAGATTACCGGTACAGCAGAGATTAGAGAGACCTTTAAAATATCGAAAATCGGAACAATCGCAGGTTGTATGGTTACCTCAGGTAAAATATACAGAAGCGCGGGTATTCGTTTGATTAGAGATGGTGTGGTAATCTATACTGGAGAGCTTGCTTCGCTTAAGCGTTTCAAAGACGATGTGAAAGAAGTAGCTAAAGGATATGACTGTGGTATGCAGGTTAAAAATTATAATGATATTAGAGAAGGTGACGTTATAGAAGCCTTTAGAGAAGTAGAGGTTAAGAAAACCTTGAAATAAATTTTTCGCGCTTTTAAGCGTAAATTGTAAACATAAAAAAAGGCCGCTTATTGCGGCCTTTTTTTATGTTTAAAATTTAATTGGTTTACTTCCTTTTGGGTTTTGGGATAAAAGCTGAGGGGTAAGCTTCTTTTAGCGTTAAAAGAGCTCTGTCTGCTTCTATTCTATTTCTAAAGTTTCCTACCCAAACCTTATAATTTGGTTCTTCATACTTAATTCTAGCACTGTAATTATATAGAGATTCGTAGTGTTTTATCTCTTCGCTAGCACCTTTGGAGTTTCCGCTAAAGATCTGAATTGCAAAACGATCCCCTATCGTATAGGATTTTTGAAGTTCTGTTTTCGTATCAATTAATTGAGTTATCATTTCATCTTCTGAAATGTTAATTTTTGCTGAATTTTCTTGAGAAACGGCTATTCCTGAAAAACCAAGGAATAAGCCCAACGAGATATTTCGTATGCTTAAAATATTCATAGCTATGATTTTATGGACAAATGTAAAACTTAATAACTAAGATTCTAGCTATTTTATTATTTAGAACTAGTATAAATTACCGATTAACACTTCTGTAACATTCACAAAATCGAACTTAAGTATTACTTTTGTGCCTGAATTTAATGGTGCGATTCTGAGTTTTTACGTACAGATTTTAATCTTAAAAACCGTACCAAAGTTTAGACGTTAATTCAACTTGTAATATGAAAAAGGTGAAATACCGCCACTCAACTTCGCGACTGCTCTTAATTGTAGCGTTTTTTCTTTCGTTCTCTGTAACGGGATTTTCTCAGGATTCTACAGATGTCGAGGCTGGTGAGCCAAAGACAGCTGCAGGAAAAGATGATGCATCCGCTTCAGCAGAACTTGGAGATCCGGCAGCCGGTAAAGGTTTGTTTAATTCTTTGTGTGCAGCATGTCATAAACCATACTCAGCTAGTATTGGTCCGGCACTAAACGGAGTGACACTTAGGCATGATAAAGAATGGCTTTATGCATGGATTAAAAACAACGCAGAGCTAAGAGCTTCTGGGGATGCAGATGCAGAAGCGATTTATCAGGAATACAATGGTACTGCAATGCCAGTTTTTCCTCAGCTAAGTAATGAGGATATTGATAATATTCTTGCTTATGTAGAGCAGCCGCAACCAGAAACTTCTACTGCCGCCACTGGTGGAGGAGAAGCTGAAGGCCAGGGTGGATCTGGAGGAGGAGTTTCTGTGAATATCATATTAGGTATTCTGATCTTTGTTTTAATTATGCTGTTGGTTGTTTTGTTCTTAGTGAATAAAACGCTCAATAATTTTGCTGCGGCTAGCGGAGTTTCACTTCCTAAGAAGCCAAAAGGGAAGCCAATTTGGCAATCTTTTGTTGAAAATCAGTTTTTAGTACTTGTTTTTTCAATAGTTGTGCTTTTAGGTGTTGGTTATTTCGCTTATGGATTTTTGATGCAGGTTGGAGTTGATCAAGGTTATCAACCAATTCAGCCAATTCATTATTCTCATAGAATTCATGCAGGAGATAATGGTATTGAATGTAAGTATTGCCACTCTTCAGCCAGAGTTTCAAAATCTTCAGGAATTCCATCATTGAATGTGTGTATGAATTGTCATAAAGCTATCTCTGAAGTTGCACCTGAAACTGCTACTGAAGATCATTCTAAAGAATTCTATGATGGTGAGATTGCAAAATTATACGATGCTGTAGGATGGGATCCTGCAACTAGAACATACTCGGGAGAAGAGAAGCCGGTGAAATGGGTTAGAATTCATAATCTTCCAGATTTCGTTTATTTTAACCACTCGCAGCACGTTACTGTTGCGGGAGTACAATGTCAGCACTGTCATGGTCCTATTCAGGAAATGGAAGTTGTACATCAGGAAGCTCCTCTTACTATGGGGTGGTGTATAAACTGTCACCGTGAAACTAGTGTTCAGATGGAAGGAAACGAATATTATGAAAAAATCCACGAAGAGCTTTCTAAGAAGTATGGTGTAGAAGAGCTTACTATTGCTGAAATGGGTGGTCTTGAATGTGGTAAGTGCCACTATTAATAACTGCGTTAGCAGATATAAATTAAGAAGTAAATATCTAGATATATATGTCATCAAACAAAAAATACTGGAAAAGTGTTGAAGAGCTAAAAGGTAGCTCTGTTGTTGAGACGCTAAAACAAAAAGAATTTGCAGAGGAGATTCCTGTAGAGGATTTTCTTGGTGATGAGGAATCTTTAAGTAATTCAAAAACTTCTAGAAGGGATTTTCTAAAGTATGTTGGGTTTAGTACTGCAGCTGCTTCTCTTGCAGCCTGTGAAGGTCCTGTGGTTAAATCAATTCCTTATGTAGTTCAACCAGAGCGTATAGTTCCTGGGGTTGCTAACTATTATGCTTCTACCATTGCAAACGGATTTGATTTTCAAAGTGTTTTGGTTAAGACCAGAGAGGGTAGACCAATTAAGATTGAAAATAATGATCTTGCGAAAGTAAAAGCTGCGGGTGGTGCTCGTGTTCATGCTTCGGTTCTTTCTTTGTATGATAAGAAAAGAGTGAAGCGCCCAATGATCGATGGTAAGAATGTATCTTGGGAGCAATTTGATCGTGAAGTTGGATCTGCTCTTAATTCGGTTTCAGGAGAGATTGTTTTACTTACACAAACTTTTGCTAGCCCTAGTACAACTAAGCTTATTCAGGAATTTAGTGCGAAATATGCTAACGTAAAACATGTTACTTATGATGCCGTTTCTGAAGGCGCAGCGCTTTCAGCCTTTGAAGCTAGATATGGAAGAAGAGCACTTCCTAATTATGATTTTAGTGAAGCGGAAGCTATAGTTTCTATAGGAGCTGATTTTCTGGGTGATTGGCAAGGCGGAGGTTACGATGTTAGTTATGCTAAAAGTCGTATCCCGAATAATGGAAAAATGTCAAGACACGTACAATTTGAATCAAATCTTTCTTTGGCAGGTGCCAAAGCGGATAAACGTGTACTTGCAAAACCATCAGAGCAAAAGGCTATTTTAGCTGCGCTTTATGGATATATAGTTGGAGGGAATTCTACAAGTGAGCTTTCTTCCAAAATTGATGATGCAGTTGTAAAAGCAGCAAGTCAATTAAGAAAGGCTGGAAGTAAAGGTGTTGTAGTTTCTGGTATTCCAGATGCTGATGCGCAGGCTCTTGTTTTGTCTATTAATGAGGCTTTAGGTAGTTCTATTATGGACACTGATAATGCTCGCTTGACGCGTCAAGGTAATACGGCACAGGTTACTGAACTTGTTGAAAATATGAATTCTGGTAATGTAGGAGCGCTAATGGTTGTGGGAACAAATCCTGCTTATAGTCTTCCTAATGCTTCTGAGTTTATTGAAGGTATTAAAAATGTAGATTTAACTGTTTCATTTACCATGAAGGAAGACGAAACAGCTAAACTTTGTAAATATATTGCTGCGACTCCTCATTATCTTGAAAGTTGGGGAGATGTTCAGTTTACTGATAAACAATTCAGTTTAATGCAGCCTACCATTAGACCTTTATTTGATACTCGTCAGTTTCAGGAGTGTCTTTTAAAATGGTCTGGTAATAGTAAATCTTATCACGATTATATTAAGGAAACATGGTCTGGTAGTTTATCTGGTGGATGGAATCAGGCATTACATGACGGTGTTTTTGAAGGAAACAGCCCTGTTAGTTTACCGGTTTCTGAAGGTTTTGCTCCATCAAACAATGATGCTTCATCGTTGAGAAAATTGAATGCATCTGCCCAAGAAAAAGGTGATTTGGAGCTTACGCTTTATACCAAAGTTTCGATGGGAGATGGTGAGCAAGCTAACAACCCTTGGTTGCAAGAACTTCCAGATCCTATAACAAGAACAACTTGGGATAATTATCTGATGATTTCTAAAGCAGATGCAGATAAATTAGATTTGGAGAATGAAATTGTTTCCAACGGAGCTTTAAACGGAAATTATGTAGATATTAGTGTTGGTGATACAACACTTAAGAATGTGCCTGTAATAGTACAGCCAGGTCAAGCAAAAGGTTCTGTTGCCTTAGCCTTAGGCTATGGTAAGAAAGAAGGAATGCAAGAAGAGATGCAAGTAGGTGTAAATGCCTATCCTTTATATAAGAATTTTAGTGCTTTCCAAAATGTATCTGTTACTAAAGCTGCAGGAACTCATGAGTTTGCCAGTGTTCAGATGCAAAGTACACTAGCTGGTCGTGATGATATTGTTAAAGAAACTAGTTTATCTGTTCTTACAACAAAATCTAAACATGAATGGAATAGTGTTCCTGAGGTAGATTATAATCATCAGGAGATTCCAGTAAGTGATCAGAAAGCTGATATTTGGAATTCTTTCGATAGATCTATCGGTCATCATTTTAATTTATCAATAGATTTAAATGCATGTACTGGTTGTGGCGCTTGTGTTATAGCTTGTCATTCAGAAAACAATGTTCCTGTTGTTGGTAAGGATGAGGTAAGAAAGTTTAGAGATATGCACTGGTTAAGAATAGATAGATACTATTCTGCTGGCGATACTTTTGAAGAAGAACAAGAGAAATTAATAAATCTTCCTGCTTTTGAGACCTACGATACTATAGAAGATCCTTCTTATGATAATCCACAGGTTGCTTTTCAGCCTGTAATGTGTCAGCATTGTAACCACGCACCTTGTGAAACTGTTTGTCCAGTTGCAGCAACATCGCATGGTAGACAAGGGCAAAACCAAATGATTTATAATAGATGTGTAGGTACAAGATACTGTGCTAACAACTGTCCTTATAAAGTGCGAAGATTTAACTGGTTTAATTACGCTCAGAACGAGGAATTTGATTATCATATGAATAACGATCTTGGTCGTATGGTATTAAATCCAGATGTTGTAGTACGTTCTCGCGGAGTTATGGAGAAATGTTCTATGTGTATTCAAATGACGCAAAAAACAATTTTGGATGCTAAGCGCGAAGGAAGAGAAATCAAAGATGGTGAATTCCGTACAGCTTGTTCAGCAGCGTGTGATACCGGAGCTATTCAGTTTGGAGATGTAAACGATAAGGAATCTAAAGTTGCTAAAATGCAAAATGATGATAGAACTTATCATTTGTTAGAAAGTATCGGTACGAAGCCAAACGTAATGTATCAGGCTAAAATCACTAATACTGCTGAAGCATAATAATTAAGTAATAAGAATCAATTTTTTAGAAATATGTCGTCACATTACGAAGCACCTATAAGAGAACCTCTGGTTACTGGAGAGAAGACTTATCATGATATAAGTGTTGAAGTAGGAGCGCCTGTACTTGGTAGAGCTAATAAATCCTGGTACATAGTATTTACAATTGCCTTAATTGCATTTTTGTGGGGATTAGGTTGTATAATCTATACTGTTTCTACAGGAATCGGAGTATGGGGGTTAAACAAGACCATTGGATGGGCTTGGGATATTACCAACTTCGTTTGGTGGGTAGGTATTGGACATGCCGGAACTTTGATTTCTGCTGTATTATTGTTATTCCGTCAGAAATGGAGAATGGCAGTTAACCGTTCTGCAGAGGCAATGACAATTTTTGCGGTAGTTCAGGCAGGTTTATTCCCAATTATACACATGGGACGTCCATGGTTGGCATATTGGGTGCTTCCAATTCCAAATCAATTTGGTTCCCTTTGGGTAAACTTTAATTCACCTTTACTTTGGGATGTATTTGCGATCTCTACATATCTTTCTGTATCTCTTGTATTCTGGTGGACTGGTTTGCTTCCTGATTTTGCGATGCTTCGTGATAGAACAACAAATGAGTTTCAGAAAAAAATATACGGAATATTAAGTTTTGGATGGAGTGGTCGTGTTAAAGACTGGCAACGATTCGAAGAAGTATCTTTGGTATTAGCTGGTTTAGCAACTCCTTTAGTACTTTCTGTACACACTATTGTATCTTTTGACTTTGCGACTTCGGTAGTTCCAGGATGGCACAGTACTATTTTCCCTCCTTACTTCGTAGCAGGGGCGATCTTTTCAGGTTTTGCAATGGTACAAACCTTATTAATCATTATGAGAAAAGTGGTAAATCTTCAGGATTATATTACTGTTCTTCATATTGAATATATGAACAAAGTTATCCTGCTAACTGGAGGTATTGTTTCCGTAGCATATATAACTGAATTTTTTATAGGATGGTATTCAGGTACTAGTTACGAGAACTATACTTACTTATCTTTTGGTGCTGCAACAGGACCTTATGCTTGGGCTTTTTGGGCATTAATTATTTGTAACTTTATAGTGCCACTAACTTTATGGTTTAAAAAGCTAAGAAGAAATATTCT encodes:
- a CDS encoding universal stress protein, encoding MKKILVPTDFSEIAENALKSAAKIATKFNADIYLLHMLDLPLHLADPVLQNNENIPEALYFMKLAHQQFSKIKNMDFLKNINIHEAVQFNYAFKGITEFAKNNECDLIVMGSHGSSGYKEMFIGSNAEKVVRESEIPVLVVKKELSDFNIKKFVLATDADLDNKKTLLKAVHFAKLFETELHLLFVNTPNNFTTTKQAYADLEEFLEEIKLNNIEKHIYNDVSIERGILNFAEKFNADLIGIITHGRKGLSHFFNGSISEDLINHASRPVITFKI
- the rimP gene encoding ribosome assembly cofactor RimP; the encoded protein is MELKEKVEKLLQEAFDENNSLFLIDLMVTPDNQIRVVIDGDKGVSVEDCINVSRKVEHNLDREEEDFSLEVTSAGVSEPLLLPRQFKKNVGRKLQVKTENEQFEGNLIDATETNFKLRWKAREPKPVGKGKLTVEKEAVLEYSAVVEAKVMITF
- the nusA gene encoding transcription termination factor NusA; its protein translation is MENLALIDSFSEFKDDKLIDRVTLMAILEDVFRNALKKKYGEDDNFDIIVNPDKGDLEIWRNRVVVADGEVEDPNQEISLTEARQIEPDFEVGEDVSEEVKLIDLGRRAILALRQNLISKIHEHDNTNIYKQFKDLEGEIYTAEVHHIRHRAIILLDDEGNEIVLPKDRQIPSDFFRKGENVKGVIESVELKGNKPSIILSRTAPVFLEKLFEQEIPEVFDGLITIKKVVRVPGEKAKVAVDSYDDRIDPVGACVGMKGSRIHSIVRELGNENIDVINYTNNDQLFITRSLSPAKITSIKIDEENKRAEVMLKPEEVSKAIGRGGHNIRLAGQLTGYEIDVFREGVEEDVELSEFSDEIEDWVIKEFAKIGLDTAKSILEQDVNDLIKRTDLEEETIREVFNVLREEFEE
- the infB gene encoding translation initiation factor IF-2, with the protein product MAEAKTMRLNKVLREFNISLDRAVEFLNSKGHDIEARPTAKISQETYQVLFDAFQTDKSKKVASKEVSEERKKEKEELRLAREREQEEKRKEQEKLEEVRLKEEQEIKKQQEQEAITSRTKLSGLKTVGKIDLDQQQGEKKKEVQKKDESTKEEPKKIAKKEEKETENQQDKPAQKSADQKPKPKSDDAKEQKEAAPKKEEPKQENVKEETEGKPEASEGEGDNRIKTNYTKLDGPNFTGQKIDLSKFKKPAKKKDDKKTAASDDKKGNRKKRRRRISKDVKGGPNQGGGSNNNRNKGRNTKQRSKPITKEEPSEEEVQKQVRETLEKLQGKSSKGKGAKYRRDKRDQHRQRSEEDLAKQETDSKTLKVTEFVTVSEVATMMDVSVTKVISACMSLGMMVTMNQRLDAETLSIVADEFGYEVDFVTADVEETVEVVEDAPEDLVERAPIVTVMGHVDHGKTSLLDYVRKENVIAGESGGITQHIGAYGVELEGGQKIAFLDTPGHEAFTAMRARGAQVTDIAIIVIAADDDVMPQTKEAISHAQAAGVPIIFAINKSDLPTANPEKIKEKLASMNLLVEDWGGKVQSHDISAKTGMGVKELLEKVLLEAEILELKANPNKIANGTVVEAFLDRGRGYVATILVQAGTLKIGDYVLAGRHSGKIKAMHDERGHEIKEAGPSTPVSILGLDGAPQAGDKFKVMLDEREAKDIAAKRTQLQREQNVRTQRHITLDEIGRRIALGEFKELNIILKGDVDGSVEALTDSFQKLSTEEIQVNIIHKGVGAITESDVLLASASDAIIIGFNVRPAGNARQVADKEEIDIRTYSIIYDAINDLKDAMEGMLSPELKEEITGTAEIRETFKISKIGTIAGCMVTSGKIYRSAGIRLIRDGVVIYTGELASLKRFKDDVKEVAKGYDCGMQVKNYNDIREGDVIEAFREVEVKKTLK
- a CDS encoding SPOR domain-containing protein gives rise to the protein MNILSIRNISLGLFLGFSGIAVSQENSAKINISEDEMITQLIDTKTELQKSYTIGDRFAIQIFSGNSKGASEEIKHYESLYNYSARIKYEEPNYKVWVGNFRNRIEADRALLTLKEAYPSAFIPKPKRK